The following proteins are co-located in the Pseudoalteromonas rubra genome:
- the argS gene encoding arginine--tRNA ligase, with amino-acid sequence MNIKSILIEKALSAMAAAGIPEGTNPAVTQSTRAQFGDYQINGAMGAAKALKTNPRELAQKIIDNLDVSDVAAKTEIAGPGFINIHLKPEFLAASLEAANQDAKLGVAEHAQAQNVVVDFSSPNLAKEMHVGHLRSTIIGDAVVRALEFRGDKVTRQNHVGDWGTQFGMLIAHLEDMLAQGIDLENVALADLETFYRDAKKRFDDEEGFSDKARDYVVKLQGGDAHCQKLWQLFIDTSVKHSEEVYKKLNVTLTRDDIMAESAYNDRLAGIITLLKDKNIAVEDQGAQVVFLDELANKDGEPSVFIVQKSGGGFLYATTDLAACDYRSNELGAERILIFVDARQSLHFNQVELTARKAGLLRDETSYEFCPFGTMMGSDGKPFKTRTGGTVKLAELLDEAVSRASEKLADRASELSAEARAEIARKVGIGAVKYADLSKHRTSDYIFNWDTMLSFEGATAPYLQYAYTRVRSIFRKAGVDSAALSGSINIVEPQEKALALKLLQLEEVLDLMIGEATPHVLCGYLYELASLYMTFYEACPILKDDVSAEVRESRLLLCNLVARTLNTGLELLGIEVMEQM; translated from the coding sequence ATGAACATTAAAAGTATTCTAATTGAAAAAGCTCTGTCTGCGATGGCCGCGGCAGGGATCCCTGAAGGCACCAATCCGGCGGTAACGCAAAGCACCCGTGCGCAGTTTGGTGACTATCAAATTAATGGCGCAATGGGCGCTGCGAAAGCACTAAAAACCAACCCGCGTGAGCTGGCACAGAAGATCATTGATAATCTGGATGTCAGCGATGTGGCTGCAAAAACTGAAATTGCTGGTCCGGGCTTTATCAATATTCACCTTAAGCCGGAGTTTCTGGCTGCGAGCCTGGAAGCGGCCAATCAGGATGCCAAGCTAGGCGTGGCAGAACATGCTCAGGCGCAAAACGTGGTCGTCGATTTCTCGTCGCCTAACCTGGCCAAAGAAATGCACGTGGGTCACCTGCGTTCTACCATCATTGGTGATGCCGTGGTACGTGCGCTTGAGTTCCGTGGTGACAAAGTCACGCGTCAGAACCACGTGGGCGACTGGGGCACGCAGTTTGGTATGCTGATCGCACACCTGGAAGATATGCTGGCGCAAGGCATTGACCTGGAAAACGTGGCACTGGCGGACTTAGAAACTTTCTATCGTGACGCTAAGAAGCGCTTCGACGATGAAGAAGGTTTCTCGGATAAGGCCCGTGATTACGTGGTTAAATTACAAGGCGGTGATGCACATTGCCAGAAACTGTGGCAGTTGTTCATCGACACGTCGGTGAAGCACTCTGAAGAAGTATACAAAAAGCTGAATGTGACGCTCACGCGCGATGACATTATGGCTGAAAGTGCCTATAACGATCGTCTGGCCGGTATCATCACGCTGTTAAAAGATAAAAACATTGCGGTTGAAGATCAGGGCGCACAGGTGGTGTTCCTCGATGAGCTGGCAAACAAAGATGGTGAGCCATCGGTGTTTATCGTACAAAAATCAGGTGGTGGTTTCTTGTATGCCACGACCGATCTGGCTGCGTGTGACTACCGCTCTAACGAGCTGGGCGCTGAGCGTATTCTGATTTTCGTGGATGCTCGTCAAAGCCTGCATTTTAACCAGGTTGAGCTGACTGCACGCAAAGCGGGTCTGCTGCGCGACGAAACCAGCTATGAGTTCTGTCCGTTTGGCACTATGATGGGCAGCGACGGCAAGCCGTTCAAGACCCGTACAGGCGGCACAGTCAAGCTGGCTGAACTGTTGGATGAAGCGGTGAGCCGTGCCAGCGAAAAACTGGCCGACCGTGCGTCTGAGCTGAGTGCAGAAGCCCGTGCTGAAATCGCCCGTAAAGTGGGTATTGGCGCGGTGAAATATGCCGATCTGTCGAAGCACCGGACCAGTGATTACATCTTCAACTGGGATACCATGCTGAGCTTCGAAGGCGCCACGGCACCTTACTTACAGTACGCGTACACCCGTGTGCGCAGTATTTTCCGCAAAGCCGGTGTAGACAGTGCGGCGCTCAGTGGCAGCATCAACATCGTCGAGCCACAGGAAAAGGCGCTGGCGCTGAAACTCCTGCAGCTTGAAGAAGTCCTGGATCTGATGATCGGCGAAGCCACACCACACGTATTATGTGGGTATCTGTATGAGCTGGCGAGTCTGTACATGACCTTCTACGAAGCTTGTCCAATCCTCAAAGACGATGTGTCTGCTGAAGTACGTGAAAGTCGTCTGTTGCTGTGTAACCTGGTTGCCAGAACACTCAACACCGGTCTGGAGCTGCTGGGCATCGAGGTGATGGAGCAGATGTAA
- the pdxH gene encoding pyridoxamine 5'-phosphate oxidase, which translates to MKLDDIRREYTKDGLSREKLDDNPIVQFEHWLQQAVDANLSDPTAMVVATVDEQGQPSQRIVLLKQVDDNGFVFFTNTGSRKAQELKGNNKISLHFPWHNLERQVIVYGEAEPLPTAAVAKYFLSRPKESQLAAWASAQSRPVSSRQALMQTFNSMKSKFAKGDIPLPDFWGGYCVKPHQIEFWQGGEHRLHDRFMYRKDVSGQWQVERLNP; encoded by the coding sequence ATGAAACTTGATGATATTCGTCGCGAATATACTAAAGATGGCCTCTCCCGCGAGAAGCTCGATGATAACCCCATCGTGCAGTTTGAACACTGGCTGCAGCAGGCCGTGGATGCAAATCTCAGCGATCCGACCGCCATGGTAGTGGCCACGGTGGATGAGCAGGGTCAGCCGTCACAGCGGATTGTGTTACTCAAACAAGTGGACGATAACGGCTTTGTCTTTTTCACTAATACCGGGTCGCGTAAGGCACAAGAGCTCAAAGGTAATAACAAGATTTCATTACACTTTCCCTGGCACAATCTGGAGCGTCAGGTGATCGTGTACGGTGAAGCCGAACCGCTACCGACAGCTGCGGTTGCTAAGTACTTTCTCTCCCGTCCAAAAGAAAGCCAGCTTGCTGCCTGGGCTTCAGCCCAGTCGCGTCCGGTCTCCTCTCGTCAGGCCCTGATGCAGACCTTCAACAGCATGAAAAGTAAGTTTGCGAAAGGCGATATTCCGTTGCCGGACTTTTGGGGCGGGTATTGTGTTAAACCCCATCAGATTGAATTCTGGCAAGGGGGAGAGCATCGTTTGCATGACCGCTTTATGTATCGTAAAGACGTTAGCGGACAGTGGCAGGTTGAACGTCTTAACCCATAG
- a CDS encoding TatD family hydrolase: MRFIDTHCHLDFEEFRDSLPQHLTEAQALGIGQWVVPGVTLAQCRTLPAFAQQYPGVHIAFGLHPYFMAQHNAADMSDLAALAHLHRSQLVAIGECGIDAMVADIDAQQHLFIEHIALANALSLPLIVHHRKSHHLLAKAFKQCPPQNGGVIHAFSGSLQDAQSYLKLGFKLGVGGTISYPRAAKTRTTLAQVPLESLVLETDAPSMPLSGYQGQVNVPKRVVEVFEHLCAIREESPQDIAEVIFKTSQEILSL, from the coding sequence ATGCGCTTCATTGATACCCATTGCCATCTTGACTTTGAAGAATTCAGAGACAGTTTGCCTCAACACCTGACAGAGGCGCAGGCGCTGGGTATCGGGCAATGGGTGGTACCTGGGGTCACGCTGGCACAGTGCCGCACTTTGCCAGCTTTCGCGCAGCAGTACCCGGGCGTGCACATCGCCTTTGGTCTTCATCCTTACTTTATGGCACAGCACAACGCCGCGGATATGTCTGATTTAGCGGCGCTTGCCCATCTGCATCGTTCGCAGCTGGTGGCGATTGGTGAGTGTGGTATTGATGCCATGGTGGCGGATATTGACGCGCAGCAACACCTGTTTATAGAGCACATAGCGCTGGCTAATGCGCTGAGTTTGCCGCTGATTGTGCATCACCGCAAAAGTCATCACCTGTTGGCGAAAGCCTTTAAACAGTGTCCCCCTCAAAACGGAGGCGTTATTCATGCCTTCTCTGGCTCATTGCAAGATGCGCAGAGTTATCTGAAGCTCGGGTTTAAACTCGGTGTGGGTGGCACCATCAGCTATCCGCGGGCAGCAAAAACCCGCACTACGCTGGCTCAAGTGCCGTTAGAGTCGTTAGTGTTGGAAACCGATGCGCCTTCTATGCCGCTATCGGGCTACCAGGGGCAGGTGAATGTGCCAAAAAGAGTTGTGGAGGTGTTTGAGCATTTGTGTGCCATTCGCGAAGAATCCCCTCAAGACATTGCAGAGGTAATTTTCAAGACGTCGCAGGAAATATTAAGCTTATAA
- a CDS encoding AhpA/YtjB family protein, protein MKNTQALEYLSSSRNRRLLRLLVAAMCFLTVTWLAFNTSFRSHQLLHTNADHTGRSLTKQLALNAALPLSRMDTPQLRALCNHLASDEFVLSVRLYNQQGQFIIGNDGQDAPPEITDLPRHLAGLTQSKQPIVEPIYDTEQQPIGFVSVEYLTESAMAESHRHFHELGRVVLLMLVIACIFTWQIGRALKRWEVKRQIRNSVADEQ, encoded by the coding sequence ATGAAAAATACACAAGCCCTTGAATATCTCTCCTCGTCACGCAACCGCCGTTTACTGCGTCTGCTGGTCGCGGCAATGTGCTTTTTAACCGTTACCTGGCTGGCCTTTAATACCAGCTTTCGCTCCCATCAACTGTTGCACACCAACGCAGATCACACAGGTCGTAGCCTGACTAAACAACTGGCGCTGAATGCTGCTTTGCCACTCAGCCGCATGGATACGCCACAGCTCAGGGCTTTGTGTAACCACCTCGCCAGTGACGAATTTGTACTGTCAGTCAGGCTCTACAATCAACAAGGCCAATTTATTATCGGCAACGATGGCCAGGATGCACCACCAGAAATAACCGACTTGCCCCGCCATTTAGCCGGGCTGACTCAGTCTAAGCAGCCGATTGTTGAGCCCATTTATGATACGGAGCAACAACCCATAGGTTTTGTCAGCGTCGAGTATTTAACCGAATCTGCCATGGCAGAAAGTCACCGCCATTTCCACGAGCTGGGTCGCGTGGTGCTGCTGATGCTGGTTATTGCTTGTATTTTTACCTGGCAGATTGGCCGGGCCTTAAAGCGCTGGGAAGTAAAACGTCAGATCCGCAATAGCGTTGCTGATGAACAGTAG
- the serB gene encoding phosphoserine phosphatase SerB, with the protein MSKSLASIQLRAIAEPAQQLLTLAKWYQIENEDHLKPGACPLSEGGQYLCFFGEQLSEETVLKILGLCQRADIEVTRLALYQPTADMVPGLVLYTQSTRDVRAAIRALAAQCGLQGAAISQPPSLQKPGLLVMDMDSTAIKIECIDEIARLAGVYDEVAAVTAQAMAGQLAFNDSLYQRVAKLSGVELPLIQQLKDNLPLMEGVAQLCAVLKAHHWHLAIASGGFTWFAEALKAPLQLDAVFANTLEIADDKLTGKVLGEVVDGSKKAEVLKSLTTQFGIAPRQTVAMGDGANDLIMMAAAGLGVAVHGKPKVVEQADAAITQGSLTQLLYLVAVPV; encoded by the coding sequence ATGTCAAAGTCACTCGCGTCAATCCAGTTGCGTGCCATCGCTGAGCCTGCTCAGCAGCTTCTTACCTTAGCAAAGTGGTACCAGATTGAAAACGAAGATCACCTTAAGCCTGGCGCTTGTCCATTGTCAGAAGGCGGTCAGTACTTGTGCTTCTTTGGTGAACAGCTCAGCGAGGAGACTGTCCTGAAGATTTTAGGCCTGTGCCAGCGTGCCGATATTGAAGTCACCAGGTTAGCGCTGTATCAACCCACAGCTGACATGGTACCCGGACTGGTTTTATATACCCAGTCGACACGCGATGTGCGCGCGGCCATTCGTGCGTTAGCGGCCCAGTGTGGTCTGCAAGGCGCCGCCATCAGCCAGCCGCCAAGCTTGCAAAAGCCCGGTTTACTGGTGATGGATATGGACTCCACGGCAATCAAAATTGAGTGCATTGATGAAATTGCCAGACTGGCCGGAGTCTATGATGAGGTTGCTGCCGTCACCGCACAAGCGATGGCTGGTCAGCTGGCATTTAACGACAGCCTGTATCAGCGTGTTGCCAAGCTGTCCGGAGTCGAATTACCGCTTATTCAGCAACTCAAAGACAACCTGCCGCTGATGGAGGGCGTTGCCCAGCTGTGTGCGGTACTCAAAGCACATCATTGGCATCTGGCGATTGCCTCCGGTGGCTTTACCTGGTTTGCCGAGGCGCTCAAAGCGCCGTTGCAGCTAGACGCCGTCTTTGCTAACACACTGGAAATTGCCGACGATAAGCTCACCGGTAAAGTGCTGGGCGAGGTCGTTGATGGCAGCAAGAAAGCCGAGGTGCTTAAATCCCTGACTACACAGTTTGGCATTGCGCCCAGACAAACCGTGGCCATGGGCGATGGTGCCAACGATTTAATTATGATGGCCGCTGCGGGCTTAGGCGTGGCTGTGCATGGCAAACCTAAAGTGGTCGAGCAGGCGGATGCCGCCATTACCCAAGGGTCGTTGACTCAGCTGCTATACTTAGTGGCCGTACCGGTGTAA